One window from the genome of Salvelinus fontinalis isolate EN_2023a chromosome 3, ASM2944872v1, whole genome shotgun sequence encodes:
- the LOC129848943 gene encoding cyclin-L1-like isoform X1 has translation MQPTIEYVMAAEDLRIPGEGILIGDKIYSGVTLTLDNCLLPPERLQQSPSAEHGLSADTEEQLRMRGCELIQAAGILLRLPQVAMATGQILFQRFYYCKSFVRHCAEMVAMACVHLASKIEEEPRRVRDVLNVFYHLKHSKGKRTQVPMPLDASYISAKAQVIKTERRVLKELGFCVHVKHPHKIIVMYLQVLECEKNTKLVQTAWNYMNDSLRTDVFLRFSAETVACACIYLSARTLQIPLPDQPPWFLLFGASEEDLREICGRILRLYSLPNISLPSMLKEVDQCHLALDARIAKAKLAGGGLLAVGTPTLDVPSSFSPASKAASPAVPQTNRESPLNQVALKNACRKLTNGDEKKRGSRSDERRETQSMSPSRRRRSRSVSSPLRSVSPTHRQKISRRDREREKERERRRERERDRGRGRRDEYSRRR, from the exons ATGCAACCGACTATTGAATATGTGATGGCGGCAGAAGACTTGAGAATTCCCGGGGAGGGAATTCTTATAGGGGATAAGATATACTCTGGTGTAACCCTAACTTTAGATAACTGTCTCCTGCCACCGGAGCGACTACAGCAGAGTCCGTCCGCTGAACATGGGCTCTCCGCGGATACCGAGGAGCAGCTGCGAATGCGGGGCTGTGAGTTGATACAGGCCGCGGGTATTCTACTTAGACTCCCGCAG GTAGCCATGGCCACGGGGCAGATCCTTTTCCAGAGGTTCTACTACTGCAAATCGTTCGTCAGACACTGTGCAGAG ATGGTTGCAATGGCTTGTGTGCACCTGGCTTCAAAGATCGAGGAGGAACCGCGCAGGGTGCGAGATGTTCTCAATGTGTTCTACCACCTCAAACACAGCAAAGGCAAAAG GACCCAGGTCCCCATGCCTTTGGATGCCAGCTACATCAGTGCCAAGGCTCAGGTGATCAAGACGGAGAGGAGAGTGCTGAAGGAGCTGGGCTTCTGTGTGCATGTCAAACACCCCCACAAG ATCATTGTGATGTACCTCCAGGTGCTGGAGTGTGAGAAGAACACCAAGCTGGTACAGACAGCTTG GAACTACATGAATGACAGTCTGAGGACAGATGTGTTCCTGAGATTCAGTGCTGAGACCGTGGCCTGTGCCTGTATCTACCTGTCAGCCAGAACACTTCAG ATCCCTCTGCCGGACCAGCCTCCCTGGTTCCTGCTGTTTGGTGCGTCTGAGGAGGACCTGAGGGAGATCTGTGGGCGGATCCTGAGGCTGTACTCACTGCCCAACATCTCCCTCCCCAGTATGTTAAAAGAAGTGGACCAGTGTCACCTGGCCCTGGATGCACGCATCGCCAAGGCTAAGCTGGCAGGAGGGGGACTGCTGGCTGTGGGCACCCCCACCCTGGACGTCCCCTCCAGCTTCTCCCCTGCCTCCAAAGCAG CGTCGCCTGCTGTACCACAGACCAACAGGGAGTCTCCCCTAAATCAAGTCGCCCTAAAAAATGCCTGCCGGAAACTCACAAACGGAGACGA GAAGAAAAGAGGGAGTCGTagtgatgagagaagagagactcAGTCCATGTCTCCTTCCAGAAGAAG ACGCAGTCGTAGTGTCTCTTCTCCTTTGCGCTCTGTCTCTCCCACCCACCGCCAGAAAATCAGTCGCAGGGATAGAGAAAGGGAAAAAGAGCGGGAGCGTCGGCGGGAACGGGAGAGGGACcggggaagaggaaggagagatgaatacTCACGTAGAAGATAA
- the LOC129848943 gene encoding cyclin-L1-like isoform X2 — protein MATGQILFQRFYYCKSFVRHCAEMVAMACVHLASKIEEEPRRVRDVLNVFYHLKHSKGKRTQVPMPLDASYISAKAQVIKTERRVLKELGFCVHVKHPHKIIVMYLQVLECEKNTKLVQTAWNYMNDSLRTDVFLRFSAETVACACIYLSARTLQIPLPDQPPWFLLFGASEEDLREICGRILRLYSLPNISLPSMLKEVDQCHLALDARIAKAKLAGGGLLAVGTPTLDVPSSFSPASKAASPAVPQTNRESPLNQVALKNACRKLTNGDEKKRGSRSDERRETQSMSPSRRRRSRSVSSPLRSVSPTHRQKISRRDREREKERERRRERERDRGRGRRDEYSRRR, from the exons ATGGCCACGGGGCAGATCCTTTTCCAGAGGTTCTACTACTGCAAATCGTTCGTCAGACACTGTGCAGAG ATGGTTGCAATGGCTTGTGTGCACCTGGCTTCAAAGATCGAGGAGGAACCGCGCAGGGTGCGAGATGTTCTCAATGTGTTCTACCACCTCAAACACAGCAAAGGCAAAAG GACCCAGGTCCCCATGCCTTTGGATGCCAGCTACATCAGTGCCAAGGCTCAGGTGATCAAGACGGAGAGGAGAGTGCTGAAGGAGCTGGGCTTCTGTGTGCATGTCAAACACCCCCACAAG ATCATTGTGATGTACCTCCAGGTGCTGGAGTGTGAGAAGAACACCAAGCTGGTACAGACAGCTTG GAACTACATGAATGACAGTCTGAGGACAGATGTGTTCCTGAGATTCAGTGCTGAGACCGTGGCCTGTGCCTGTATCTACCTGTCAGCCAGAACACTTCAG ATCCCTCTGCCGGACCAGCCTCCCTGGTTCCTGCTGTTTGGTGCGTCTGAGGAGGACCTGAGGGAGATCTGTGGGCGGATCCTGAGGCTGTACTCACTGCCCAACATCTCCCTCCCCAGTATGTTAAAAGAAGTGGACCAGTGTCACCTGGCCCTGGATGCACGCATCGCCAAGGCTAAGCTGGCAGGAGGGGGACTGCTGGCTGTGGGCACCCCCACCCTGGACGTCCCCTCCAGCTTCTCCCCTGCCTCCAAAGCAG CGTCGCCTGCTGTACCACAGACCAACAGGGAGTCTCCCCTAAATCAAGTCGCCCTAAAAAATGCCTGCCGGAAACTCACAAACGGAGACGA GAAGAAAAGAGGGAGTCGTagtgatgagagaagagagactcAGTCCATGTCTCCTTCCAGAAGAAG ACGCAGTCGTAGTGTCTCTTCTCCTTTGCGCTCTGTCTCTCCCACCCACCGCCAGAAAATCAGTCGCAGGGATAGAGAAAGGGAAAAAGAGCGGGAGCGTCGGCGGGAACGGGAGAGGGACcggggaagaggaaggagagatgaatacTCACGTAGAAGATAA
- the LOC129834664 gene encoding olfactory receptor class A-like protein 4 — MSEVLTVDAILFGFLVFSGILGNILVIHVVFQSAIESLSRRLPPSDTILVNLSLANLLTSLFRTVPIFVSDLGLDVSLSQGWCRLFMLLWVWWRAVGCWVTLTLSAFHCATLKRQHVAMGPLAQEHERRKVWVALGLVWGLNLAFSLPALVYTTHVQGNATVELMVISCTTRPLLGCMWEFPSEEQGSAFASTSLVLNEVVPLVLMVGTNLATLHSLAKHIRAVTSVGEAGGGTHGELDRHVASERKASHVIMLLVMLFVVCWVLQVAAVTYYNHNRGHHAEELLTVAHFSASVFVGFSPMVVALGHSKLRRRIMRMIAGCADRVKCQHEKIIDESKAPDTRERTVKQTVFTIQKEREVIK; from the exons ATGTCGGAGGTCCTCACTGTAGATGCTATTCTGTTTGGGTTTCTGGTCTTCTCTGGCATCCTGGGAAACATACTGGTCATCCATGTG gtgttCCAGTCGGCCATTGAAAGTTTGTCTCGTCGGCTCCCTCCCTCTGACACCATCCTAGTGAACTTGTCGCTGGCCAACCTGCTGACGTCTCTGTTCCGCACGGTACCCATCTTTGTGTCTGATCTGGGACTGGACGTGTCACTGTCCCAGGGCTGGTGCCGCCTCTTCATGTTGCTGTGGGTGTGGTGGCGGGCCGTGGGCTGCTGGGTCACTCTGACCCTCAGTGCCTTCCACTGTGCCACCCTGAAGCGACAGCATGTGGCCATGGGCCCCCTTGCACAGGAGCATGAGAGGAGGAAGGTGTGGGTAGCTCTGGGGCTGGTCTGGGGACTCAATCTCGCCTTTTCCCTGCCAGCGCTGGTCTACACCACACATGTCCAAGGCAATGCCACGGTGGAGCTGATGGTGATCAGCTGCACCACCAGACCCCTGCTGGGCTGTATGTGGGAATTCCCCTCGGAGGAGCAGGGCTCGGCCTTCGCCTCCACCTCCCTGGTCCTCAACGAGGTGGTTCCCCTGGTGCTGATGGTGGGCACCAACCTGGCTACGCTGCACTCGCTGGCCAAACACATCCGGGCCGTCACCTCGGTGGGCGAGGCAGGGGGAGGGACGCATGGCGAGCTGGACAGACATGTGGCCAGTGAACGCAAGGCCAGTCATGTGATCATGTTGCTGGTGATGCTGTTTGTGGTGTGCTGGGTTCTGCAAGTTGCGGCGGTGACATACTATAACCATAACAGGGGGCACCATGCGGAGGAGCTGCTGACTGTGGCCCACTTCTCTGCTTCTGTGTTTGTGGGCTTCAGTCCCATGGTGGTGGCTCTGGGACACAGCAAGCTGAGGAGGAGGATCATGAGGATGATCGCTGGCTGTGCTGACAGAGTGAAATGTCAACATGAGAAAATAATAGATGAAAGCAAAGCTCCAGACACAAGGGAGAGGACTGTAAAACAAACCGTTTTCACTattcagaaggagagagaggttatcAAATAA
- the LOC129848965 gene encoding uncharacterized protein LOC129848965, which yields MRGQPRLSLVAFSAVLLCLCRATIAVSNQTRGGRYAQSPSASAYSSDEGSEKDVGVSPNSGQHHNYGIDYFSKNETMSTPKLEGDLSHRNGTSSINTSRGNTGTTVISGRPDHVQGGTRWVMAMEGEVAPICAYRVTEGGIGGRLCFQHTQQGFRCHRGECRTVQSPGGSLVANVLTNGSVLLQWTYGGLRGEAQGTTKGNTARHDLDKQETKTRGTIVEGQTGAPRTGLGEESRSLIAPPKRVFSGRRVRRGGFALSCWWNGSYTQFECAGLHLGSGCRDFLLTELHENVPYRICLHPLASTLTPPPHSGGAGQRQDLGDCVEFTVSSLGMQDIVIAMTTVGGAICVMLVIICLLVAYITENIMSPTTQHSHSTYHTHSHH from the coding sequence ATGAGAGGCCAACCGCGGCTGTCCCTGGTCGCCTTCTCGGCAGTGCTTCTCTGTCTGTGCCGCGCAACAATCGCAGTTTCCAACCAGACACGCGGCGGCCGCTATGCGCAATCACCATCAGCGTCAGCATATTCATCAGACGAGGGAAGCGAGAAGGACGTGGGTGTCTCTCCAAACTCTGGCCAACACCATAACTACGGTATTGATTATTTCAGTAAGAATGAAACTATGAGCACACCAAAGCTGGAGGGGGACCTCAGCCATAGGAATGGCACTTCATCCATCAACACCAGCAGAGGCAATACAGGAACCACTGTGATATCTGGCAGGCCAGACCATGTGCAAGGTGGAACAAGGTGGGTCATGGCCATGGAGGGAGAAGTGGCACCAATATGTGCCTACCGGGTAACAGAGGGGGGAATCGGGGGGCGGTTGTGTTTTCAACACACACAGCAGGGGTTCAGGTGTCATCGTGGAGAGTGCCGAACTGTTCAGTCTCCAGGAGGGTCCCTGGTGGCCAATGTTCTGACCAATGGTAGCGTGCTGCTACAGTGGACATACGGAGGTCTGAGGGGAGAGGCTCAAGGGACAACCAAAGGAAACACAGCTAGACATGACCTAGATAAACAAGAGACTAAGACTAGAGGAACAATTGTAGAAGGACAGACAGGGGCCCCTAGGACAGGGCTTGGGGAAGAGAGCAGGAGTTTGATTGCCCCACCAAAGAGGGTATTCAGTGGACGACGGGTCAGAAGAGGTGGGTTTGCGCTGAGCTGCTGGTGGAATGGGAGCTACACCCAGTTTGAGTGCGCTGGTCTTCATCTTGGCTCCGGTTGCAGGGACTTCCTGCTGACTGAGCTCCATGAGAACGTCCCCTACCGCATCTGCCTGCATCCGCTGGCCTCCACCCTGACCCCACCGCCCCACTCAGGAGGAGCAGGCCAAAGACAGGACCTGGGAGACTGCGTGGAGTTCACCGTCTCATCCTTGGGCATGCAGGACATTGTGATCGCCATGACAACAGTGGGAGGAGCCATCTGTGTGATGCTGGTCATCATCTGCCTGTTGGTGGCGTACATCACTGAGAACATCATGAGCCCCACGACACAGCACTCACActccacataccacacacactctcaccacTAA
- the LOC129848976 gene encoding RNA polymerase II subunit A C-terminal domain phosphatase SSU72, whose translation MPSHPLRVAVVCSSNQNRSMEAHNILSKRGFDVRSFGTGSHVKLPGPAPDKPNVYDFKTTYEQMYNDLVRKDKELYTQNGILHMLDRNKRIKSRPERFQSCKDQFDLVITCEERVYDQVLEDLSSREQETFTPVHVINVDIQDNHEEATLGAFLICELCQCIQHTDDMENEMDELLQEFEDKSNRPFLHTVCFY comes from the exons ATGCCGAGCCACCCGCTTCGCGTGGCGGTGGTGTGCTCGAGCAACCAGAACCGCAGCATGGAAGCGCACAACATTCTCAG CAAGCGTGGGTTTGACGTGCGCTCTTTTGGGACAGGGTCCCATGTGAAGCTACCTGGTCCAGCACCGGACAAGCCCAATGTGTATGACTTCAAAACTACTTATGAACAGATGTACAACGACCTGGTCCGCAAGGACAAGGAGCT ATACACGCAGAACGGAATCCTGCACATGTTGGACCGCAACAAGCGGATTAAGTCCCGACCGGAACGCTTCCAGAGCTGTAAGGACCAGTTTGACCTGGTCATCACCTGTGAGGAGAGGGTCTACGACCAAGTCCTGGAGG ACCTGAGCTCTCGGGAGCAGGAGACCTTCACGCCGGTTCACGTCATCAATGTGGACATCCAGGATAACCACGAGGAGGCCACACTGGGGGCTTTCCTCATCTGTGAgctgtgtcagtgt ATCCAGCACACCGATGACATGGAAAACGAGATGGACGAGCTGCTGCAAGAGTTTGAGGACAAGAGCAACAGGCCTTTCCTCCACACAGTCTGCTTCTACTGA
- the LOC129848984 gene encoding transmembrane protein 240-like, with product MQMATTTMIFMILGASLVMAVACLTDMNALLDRFHNYILPHLRGEDRVCHCNCGRHHVHYVIPYDGDQSLVDSAENYFVSDSVTKQELDLMLGLLLGFLLSWLLLWLDGALHAALRAWRAKQHHDGFSWSWVPRFCNLRDLGRRVHLRKLEDSSGNMVHIKQKLYHNGHPSPRNL from the exons ATGCAAATGGCCACAACCACCATGATCTTTATGATTTTGGGGGCTTCACTTGTGATG GCAGTAGCGTGTCTAACGGACATGAACGCTCTACTAGACCGCTTTCACAACTACATCTTACCACATTTACGAGGGGAGGACCGCGTCTGCCATTGCAACTGTGGAAG GCACCATGTCCACTATGTGATCCCGTACGATGGGGACCAGTCTCTGGTAGACTCGGCAGAGAACTACTTTGTGAGTGATAGCGTGACCAAGCAGGAGCTGGACCTGATGCTGGGGCTGCTGCTGGGCTTCCTCCTCAGCTGGCTACTGCTGTGGCTGGACGGGGCGCTGCACGCTGCCCTCAGGGCCTGGAGGGCCAAACAGCACCATG ATGGGTTCTCCTGGTCATGGGTTCCCCGCTTCTGTAACCTGAGAGACCTGGGGAGACGGGTGCACCTGAGGAAGCTGGAGGACTCCAGTGGGAACATGGTGCACATTAAACAGAAGCTGTACCACAATGGACACCCCAGCCCTCGTAACCTCTGA
- the LOC129848959 gene encoding ATPase family AAA domain-containing protein 3-A-like, translated as MSWLFGLNKGQPEAPPEFPVPPPPPPPAGGSGGGGDKPKDKWSNFDPTGLERAAQAAKDLDKSRHAKEALDLARMQEQSVQMEHQTKIKEYEAAVEQLKGDQLRIQGEERRKTVGEETKQHQSRAQFQDRLARQRYEDQLKQQQALNEDNLRKQEDSVLKQEAMRKATIEHEMQLRHKNELLRVEAESKARARVERENADIIREQIRLKAAEHRQTVLETIRTAGAVFGEGFQAFVSDWDKVTATVAGLTLLAVGVYSARNATAVAGRYIEARLGKPSLVRETSRITVAEAIKHPIKMSKRLTSKPQDALEGVVLSPNLEERVRDIAIATRNTRQNKGLYRNILMYGPPGTGKTLFAKKLAVHSGMDYAIMTGGDVAPMGREGVTAMHKVFDWANTSRRGLLLFVDEADAFLRKRSTEKISEELRATLNAFLYRTGEQSNKFMMVLASNQPEQFDWAINDRIDEIVNFALPGPDERERLVRLYFDRYVLAPATGGRQRMKLAQFDYGKKCSAIAKRAEGMSGREISKLAVAWQAAAYSSEDGVLTEAMIDARVDDAMRQHLQKMDWLHGHTKEAGAKSTASPSAGPADSSKIGFTLPLGEPPQAQDVLTPALEMDNKPEAHIIQEELKLEVPAPLSSDGAELPVEEGTVPAKGEGVKAETVVTPQGEVTEGVSQTPSSEGGTGKEGKTKAPPKDGTPV; from the exons GTCATGCCAAAGAGGCCCTGGATCTGGCTCGCATGCAGGAGCAATCTGTTCAGATGGAACACCAGACCAAAATCAAG GAGTACGAGGCGGCAGTGGAGCAGCTGAAGGGGGATCAGCTGCGTAttcaaggggaggagaggaggaaaactgTCGGCGAGGAGACCAAGCAGCATCAATCg AGAGCACAGTTCCAAGACAGACTTGCTAGACAGAGGTATGAGGATCAACTCAAGCAACAG CAAGCCCTGAATGAGGACAACCTTCGGAAACAGGAGGACTCTGTGCTTAAACAGGAAGCCATGAGGAAAG CAACAATTGAGCACGAGATGCAGCTGAGGCACAAGAATGAGCTGCTACGCGTAGAGGCGGAATCTAAAGCGCGGGCACGCGTTGAGCGGGAAAACGCAGACATCATCCGTGAGCAGATCCGCCTGAAGGCAGCAGAGCACAGACAGACTGTACTAGAGACTATACG GACTGCAGGTGCTGTGTTCGGGGAAGGATTCCAGGCTTTTGTGTCGGACTGGGATAAAGTTACAGCTACG gTGGCAGGACTGACTCTGCTGGCTGTAGGTGTGTATTCTGCCCGGAACGCCACAGCTGTGGCAGGTCGCTACATTGAGGCCCGACTCGGGAAGCCCTCATTGGTCAGAGAGACTTCTCGCATTACTGTTGCGGAGGCGATCAAGCACCCGATCAAG ATGTCAAAGCGCCTCACAAGTAAACCTCAGGATGCCCTGGAGGGAGTAGTGCTCAGT CCTAACTTAGAAGAACGTGTACGTGATATTGCTATAGCAACTAGGAACACGCGTCAGAACAAGGGGCTCTACAGGAACATTCTCATGTATGGCCCACCGGGTACTGGCAAGACCCTCTTCGCCAAG AAGCTGGCAGTGCACTCTGGGATGGACTATGCCATCATGACTGGTGGAGATGTGGCGCCCATGGGCCGTGAGGGTGTCACCGCTATGCACAAAGTCTTTGACTGGGCCAACACCAGTCGCCGCGG cctgctGCTGTTTGTTGATGAAGCCGATGCATTCCTTCGCAAGAGGTCTACT GAAAAGATCAGTGAAGAGCTCAGAGCCACTTTGAACGCATTCCTGTATCGCACTGGAGAGCAGAGTAACAA GTTCATGATGGTGCTGGCCAGTAACCAGCCGGAGCAGTTTGACTGGGCCATCAACGACCGCATTGACGAGATAGTAAACTTCGCCCTGCCGGGTCCTGATGAGAGGGAGAGGCTGGTGCGTCTGTACTTTGACAGATATGTGCTGGCGCCTGCCACAGGGGGAAGACA GAGAATGAAGCTGGCTCAGTTTGACTATGGAAAGAAGTGCTCGGCCATCGCAAAGCGGGCAGAGGGCATGTCAGGCAGAGAGATCTCCAAACTGGCCGTGGCCTGGCAG GCGGCAGCCTACTCCTCAGAGGACGGCGTCCTAACAGAGGCCATGATTGATGCTCGGGTGGACGACGCCATGCGGCAGCACCTCCAGAAGATGGACTGGCTGCATGGGCACACTAAGGAAGCTGGGGCCAAGAGCACAGCCTCTCCCAGCGCTGGACCAGCAGACAGCAGCAAGATAGGCTTCACTCTGCCTCTAGGGGAGCCGCCACAGGCCCAGGATGTGCTCACTCCGGCTCTGGAGATGGACAACAAACCAGAGGCCCATATCATTCAGGAGGAGCTGAAACTAGAGGTGCCAGCCCCACTTTCATCAGACGGTGCCGAACTGCCTGTGGAGGAGGGGACTGTCCCGGCTAAGGGAGAGGGTGTCAAAGCAGAAACGGTGGTAACACCTCAAGGGGAGGTGACAGAGGGTGTATCCCAGACCCCAAGCAGTGAGGGTGGGACAGGGAAGGAGGGGAAGACCAAAGCTCCTCCCAAGGATGGAACTCCAGTTTAA